A genome region from Penaeus chinensis breed Huanghai No. 1 chromosome 22, ASM1920278v2, whole genome shotgun sequence includes the following:
- the LOC125036879 gene encoding deoxyhypusine hydroxylase-like: MVPDHKIEAIGTVLKDEKRPLKERFRALFTLRNLGGDAAIAAISQCFVDPSALLKHELAYCLGQMGDVKAIPKLIEVLKDVQQEPMVRHEAGEALGAIGDPSVLTLLREYSKDPVVEVAETCQLAVGRIEWLQSEAKEREKFESDGKFLSVDPTPPSTETSTEKLREILLDESLPLFDRYRAMFSLRNMNTPESAKALSAGFKCSSALFRHEIGYVLGQMASDAVVDELAAVVRDEKENEMVRHEAAEALGSVATERAMAVLKDYLGDEARVVRESCEVALDMSEYENSSEFQYADGLAKLDQQQSEKVSC; the protein is encoded by the coding sequence ATGGTCCCTGATCACAAAATTGAAGCTATTGGAACTGTTTTAAAGGATGAGAAACGTCCTTTAAAAGAAAGATTTCGTGCACTTTTCACATTAAGAAACTTGGGTGGTGATGCTGCCATTGCTGCTATTTCACAGTGCTTTGTTGACCCATCAGCTTTGTTGAAACATGAGTTGGCCTACTGCCTTGGACAGATGGGAGATGTAAAAGCTATTCCCAAGCTTATTGAGGTACTGAAAGATGTACAGCAAGAGCCAATGGTACGACATGAGGCAGGGGAAGCACTAGGGGCCATAGGTGATCCGAGCGTGCTTACATTACTCAGAGAGTATAGCAAGGATCCAGTTGTAGAAGTTGCGGAGACCTGTCAGTTAGCTGTTGGAAGAATAGAGTGGTTGCAGAGTGAAgccaaggaaagagaaaagtttGAAAGTGATGGAAAATTCCTCTCTGTTGATCCTACACCACCATCAACAGAGACCAGTACtgaaaaattaagagaaatacTCCTTGACGAATCTCTGCCACTATTCGACAGATACAGAGCTATGTTTTCTCTGCGTAACATGAACACCCCAGAAAGTGCTAAGGCATTGTCAGCTGGATTCAAATGTTCAAGTGCTCTTTTCAGGCATGAAATTGGTTATGTACTGGGTCAGATGGCAAGCGATGCAGTAGTAGATGAGTTGGCTGCCGTTGttcgagatgaaaaagaaaatgaaatggttAGACATGAAGCAGCTGAAGCTCTTGGGTCAGTGGCTACAGAGAGAGCCATGGCAGTTCTAAAGGACTATCTTGGGGATGAAGCTCGAGTTGTGCGAGAGAGTTGTGAAGTAGCCCTTGATATGTCTGAATACGAAAATAGTTCTGAATTTCAATATGCTGATGGACTTGCAAAACTTGACCAGCAGCAGTCTGAGAAAGTGAGTTGTTAA
- the LOC125036837 gene encoding protein ALP1-like isoform X1 — translation MTSCRYRKVEDILLNVVKSDDRVAAKMARYMDPSKDEKQLSKIEFLSQFCEDEELFLGKREVSYASLTLGLKANANAIGNCAMVATSAMSSYVSCSEEQSILKEMIDSLEGKSDYEFFHNMRVTKKTFDYILTIIKEQYTAVYRGGFVPLDPKSALCICLWYLGSKSTYKIIGEIFGIAPSTVFECVQKVVNILCKSTDIFIKWPRDEEITEKEEEFKSIAGIPGVIGAIGKCHIEIRNPSDAHPKYMNKASTHSLLLVAVCDVNKKIHVYACRNTWINT, via the exons ATGACCTCATGTCGATATAGAAAAGTCGAGGACATCCTTCTGAATGTTGTTAAATCAGATGACAGGGTAGCAGCTAAAATGGCAAGATATATGGACCCCAGTAAGGACGAGAAACAACTTTCGAAAATTGAGTTTCTATCTCAGTTTTGCGAAGATGAAGAGCTTTTCCTTGGCAAGAGAGAAGTGTCATATGCATCACTGACACTGGGTCTGAAGGCAAATGCTAATGCCATTGGTAATTGTGCCATGGTTGCAACTTCAGCAATGTCTTCATATGTAAG tTGCAGCGAAGAACAGTCAATACTAAAGGAAATGATAGACTCCTTAGAAGGAAAATCAGACTATGAATTCTTCCACAATATGCGTGTTACCAAAAAGACATTTGATTACATACTGACAATTATTAAGGAGCAGTACACAGCTGTTTATCGAGGAGGTTTTGTACCACTTGATCCAAAAAGTGCCTTGTGTATTTGTCTATGGTATTTAGGTAGCAAGTCTACGTATAAGATTATTGGAGAAATCTTTGGAATTGCACCCTCAACAGTATTTGAATGTGTCCAGAAAGTTGTAAATATTCTCTGTAAATCTACAGACATATTCATTAAATGGCCAAGGGATGAAGAGATtactgaaaaagaagaagaatttaaaTCTATAGCAGGTATCCCTGGTGTTATTGGTGCAATTGGAAAATGTCATATAGAAATTAGAAACCCAAGTGATGCACACCCTAAATATATGAACAAAGCATCAACTCATAGCTTGTTGTTGGTGGCAGTTTGTGATGTGAACAAGaaaattcatgtatatgcatgcaggAATACCTGGATCAACACCTGA